The window CATATTCTACACAAATAACTCGTATAGCACAAGTTATCTAAATAATGGTGCCGAGGACGGGACTTGAACCCGTACGCCCGTTTTGTAGGCACTACCACCTCAAGGTAGCGTGTATACCAATTTCACCACCTCGGCACTGAGGCGAGGTTATTCATTTATTAATAAACAATAACCTCAAATTCTTTATTTTGATGATGGCTAAAGGCCTTCATCCGGAATCTTTAACACTTAACGAGGAATATCACTCGTTGGTGTAGCTGGTGCTGCCGGAACGTCTGTTGGTTGCTCGACTTTTGCCGGTTCACTGATGTTTTCCCACTTACTACCAGTTCCATATTTGTTGGCAGTCATGTTGCCAAGAATCAAACTGATAATGAAAAACGCAGCAGCCAAGATTCCAGTCATACGAGTCATGAAGTTACCAGAACCCGATGAACCAAACAGTGTTGCAGATGCACCCGCACCGAATGACGCACCCATGTCAGCACCTTTACCTTGTTGCAACATGATCAGACCAATAAGGCCGATAGCTACCAACAAGAAAACAATTAAAAGAGCTATGTACATTCGAGTTACCTATTCAGTTGCGGCACATAGTGTTACCACTATGACCTAAAGTACTGCACACCTACTCATTTTACCTTTCAGGAAGACCTTTACAGGATTGAGCAGGTGCGAATACTAACCAAAGCTGAGC of the Providencia stuartii genome contains:
- the secG gene encoding preprotein translocase subunit SecG; the encoded protein is MYIALLIVFLLVAIGLIGLIMLQQGKGADMGASFGAGASATLFGSSGSGNFMTRMTGILAAAFFIISLILGNMTANKYGTGSKWENISEPAKVEQPTDVPAAPATPTSDIPR